The genomic segment GCGGTTTGAGCGGACGAAGCCGCACGTGAACGTAGGGACGATTGGGCATGTGGATCATGGGAAGACGACGTTGACGGCGGCGATCACGAAGGTGTTGAGTTTCAAGGGGTGGGCGAACTATAAGCCGTACGAGCAGATCGACAAGGCGCCGGAGGAGCGGGCGCGGGGGATCACGATAGCGATCAGCCACGTGGAGTATGAGACGGAGAAGCGGCACTATGCGCATGTGGATTGTCCGGGGCATGCGGACTACATCAAGAACATGATCACGGGTGCGGCGCAGATGGACGGGGCGATTTTGGTGGTGAGTGCGCCGGATGGGCCGATGCCGCAGACGCGGGAGCACATTTTGCTGGCGCGGCAGGTGGAAGTGCCGGCGATCGTGGTGTTTTTGAACAAGGTGGACATGCTGGATGATCCGGAGTTGTTGGAGCTGGTGGAGCTGGAGGTCCGGGAGCTGTTGAGCCAGTATGGGTATCCGGGGGAGAGCGTGCCGGTGGTACGGGGGTCGGCGCTGCGGGCACTGGAGTCGAGTGCGACGGATCCGGAGGCGCCGGAGTATGCGCCGATCTGGGAGCTGTTGCGGGTGGTGGACGAGTACATCCCGACGCCGGTGCGGGCGGTGGACAAGCCGTTTTTGATGCCGATCGAGGACGTATTTGGGATCAAAGGGCGTGGGACGGTGGTGACGGGTCGGGTGGAGCGTGGGCGGCTGCGGCCTGGGGAGACGGTCGAGATCGTGGGGCTGGGGCCGACGCGGCAGACGGTGGTGACGTCGATCGAGATGTTCCAGAAGGTGTTGGACGAGGCGGTAGCGGGGGACAACATCGGGTGCTTGTTGCGGGGGATCGAGCGGGACGAGGTTGAGCGGGGGATGGTGCTGGCGGCGCCGGGGTCGATCACGCCGCACACGGAGTTCGAGGCGGAGGTGTACGTGTTGTCGAAGGAGGAGGGGGGGCGGCACACGCCGTTCTTTGCGGGGTATCGGCCGCAGTTTTACATTCGGACGACGGACGTGACGGGGGAGGTCGCGGGGCTGCCGGAGGGGGTGGAGATGGTGATGCCGGGGGACAACGTGCGGCTGCGGGTGGTGTTGGACAAGCCGGTGGCGCTGGAGGAAGGGTCGCGCTTTGCCATCCGCGAAGGGGGCCGCACGGTCGGCGCCGGCGTCGTCACCAAGATCATCAAGTAGGCTGAGGGGTGAGCGACGATGTCGCGCAGACCGGCACAACGGATTCGGATCCGGCTGAAATCGCACGATCACCGGATCCTCGATCAGTCGGCTCGACAGATCGTCGAGACGGCTGAAAGTACTGGTGCAAAAGTGGCGGGACCGATACCCCTGCCCACGCGGATCGAACGGTTCACCGTTATCCGCTCGCCGTTCATCGACAAGGACTCGCAGGAGCACTTCGAGATCCGCACCCACAAGCGGCTGATCGACGTGCTCGAGCCGAGTCCGTCGACGATCCGCGCGCTGATGCGGCTGACGTTGCCGGCAGGGGTAGACATCGAGATCAAGCTCTGAACGTGGGAGACCACGTTCCTGATCATGCTCGTCGTGTGGCGAGGGCACGTGAGAGTGCCTGGGGCCACCAGAGGTAGTGGGGAGAGCCAATGATCGAGGGACTGTTGGGTCGCAAACTCGGCATGACCCAAATCTTCGACGAGGCTGGACGGGCGATACCTGTTACTGTCCTCGAAGTCGGCCCATGCGTTGTCACGCAGGTGAAAACCAAGGAGCGCGATGGCTACGAAGCTGTCCAGCTCGGCTTCGGGCACCGCAAGCGACAGAACAAGCCGATGCAGGGGCACTTACGGGCCTCAGGGGCGTCGCCACGGTATCTCAAAGAAGTCCGTGTCGATGACCC from the Thermomicrobium sp. 4228-Ro genome contains:
- the tuf gene encoding elongation factor Tu, translated to RFERTKPHVNVGTIGHVDHGKTTLTAAITKVLSFKGWANYKPYEQIDKAPEERARGITIAISHVEYETEKRHYAHVDCPGHADYIKNMITGAAQMDGAILVVSAPDGPMPQTREHILLARQVEVPAIVVFLNKVDMLDDPELLELVELEVRELLSQYGYPGESVPVVRGSALRALESSATDPEAPEYAPIWELLRVVDEYIPTPVRAVDKPFLMPIEDVFGIKGRGTVVTGRVERGRLRPGETVEIVGLGPTRQTVVTSIEMFQKVLDEAVAGDNIGCLLRGIERDEVERGMVLAAPGSITPHTEFEAEVYVLSKEEGGRHTPFFAGYRPQFYIRTTDVTGEVAGLPEGVEMVMPGDNVRLRVVLDKPVALEEGSRFAIREGGRTVGAGVVTKIIK
- the rpsJ gene encoding 30S ribosomal protein S10, encoding MSRRPAQRIRIRLKSHDHRILDQSARQIVETAESTGAKVAGPIPLPTRIERFTVIRSPFIDKDSQEHFEIRTHKRLIDVLEPSPSTIRALMRLTLPAGVDIEIKL